The genomic DNA ATGCATTCACGAGCACCATAGCACCCTTGGGCACATCGTAGCCTAGGACCTTGCATGTTTCTTGACACTCTCTTGGAAGCAGCAGAGGACCAGGAGTATGCAACCGTAAGGTCTCTTTGATGACCCAGTGCAGGTAGGTTAATTGGCTTAATCCCTCCTCTATGACCTTCATGTGGGGCATGAAAGCTCCCCTCACCTCAGCTTGTGCCCTGGACATCACATCAGGGTTCCTCATCAACTCTGCCATGGCCCATTGCAGTGTTGTTGCAGCAGTTTCAGTCCCCGCTGAGAGAAGATCCTACATTCAATTTACAAGTCAAATCATCAAAACTCTCAactttgtgtgtgtgtgtatatatatgctGTTTTGTTTATCTTCAAATTAAAAGGTATGTGCAGCTGCAAGAACTTACAAAGATGACAGCTTTTATAGTGCCCATAGTGAGGAAGTGCGATGAGCCTTGGCTTTGAATCCTCAGGAGGACATCTATCAAATCTTCCTGCCATTTGCCCTCATCATGTGACTTTTTCTCCGTATGCTCAGTTATGATAGCATCCAAAAACTCGAATAATCTCTGTTGGTACACCTCCGCCTTACGCGTCCTCCAGCTTAGAGCTCCGGCGATCCATGACGACGGGAACATATCAGCTAGACTGACGCCACTGGCCAATTGAATGGCTTCGTCGATGTAGCGCAAGAAGGCGTCACGGTCGTTGAGGCGCCTACCCATGATGGCATGCACCGCTGTGTCGGCGACGTACGCCGCCACCATCTCGCTGACGTTCACAAGCTTATTGTTACCTGAGGCcgacgagacggcgacggcgacgacgagccgcgccgcctcctcctcgcggaCGGGCCGGAGCGAGCGGACGCGGGCGGCGCTGAGGAGCTCCAGGGCGCAGATCTTGCGGAGGCGGCGCCAGTGGTCGCCGTAGGGGGTGAGGGCGATGGCCTGGCCCTGCTTGGTGAGGGTCCTGATCGTCGCCGTCTGGGGCCTCGTGGCGAACGCCGCGTCGTGCGTCCTCATGACCTCCCTGGCCGCCTCGGCGGAGGAGACAACGACGACGGGCACCTCGCCGAAGTTGAGGAGCATGAGGTGGCCGTAGCGGCGCGAGAGGCGGCGCAGCGAGCGGTGTGGGAGCGCGCCGAGGACGTGGTGGAGGCTGCCGATGACAGGGAGCTGCCAGGGGCTCGGAGGGAGACGTAGGCCACGGTCGCGGGAGCGTGAGCATTTTGTTAGGGAGTAGAGGAGAGCAAGGAGAAGGCAGCCGAAGTAGTACAGGGACGGGGTATCCATGCTCGATGTTGTGGCTTCCAAGACCCAAGTGCCTTGGTGAGTTGGTGCATCTATTTATACAGATCGATTTTAATTTGCTACAAAAATGTCATGACATTGTATTTTCCCTACAAAATAGTTTTCCTCACATTATCAACAAACGTATGAGATTTGCACTAACGCCATTCGATTCGTGAACAGTTTCCACAGCTCATGATTGCACCGCCGATTTTTGGAATGTATAGCAGACTGAAACGCGTGCTTCTTTTTAAACACATTGCCGGCTCTCGGTTGGTGGATGGTCATATCACTAGCAGAGAGCATGCCTTTTTTTTCATATCAGTAGCAAATAGCATGCCTTCATTGCCGAGTCCAAGCTATATGTTCCAAAACTGACTGGGAAATCGATGGTAAAACAAGGTCATTTGCTTTTTCTATCTAAGCTATGAACGAAGTCCATCCCTGTCggttctaaaaaaaaaaggagcatgCCTACAGCATCAACCAGCTCGTCATGTAAACCCTTGTTGCCTGGCCGAGGGGGAGCGACAAACCCGCCCAATCTAGGAGCCACCGGTGCCCTCGCATGAGCGCACTGCAGCAGAAAGGAAAGATCAGCAACACAGTAATAGCATACATTATGCACATATGGCCTGGAATATCCTCCACATCACCAAAACTTTGCAAATCAGTTGCTGTTTCTTCTAAGCACCCAGGCAACATGCTACTGTTTGTAAAGGTATTTTGGATCCAAATCCTAAGGATTCACTGGCATATACTTGAACCAAATCCTAAACATTCCAACAACAATCATTCTCTTCTAAGCAGCCCCTAAGATTGAGCACATTTGTATTGGAACCTCCTCCCCGCTCTTCATTTTGTTTCTTCACTCATCAGCTTCAGCAGCAGCTATCTGCGAGTCCACGAGAGCTATGAACTGCTGGCTCGCATGCCTGGCAACTGATATCATATCGAAGATGACGCTTGGGTCCAGCCCTGCACCGCCCCTCTTGGTTAGCCCGCATATTTGGCCATTCCTATTGACTGATACCGACACTGCAGAACTCATCTGGGATTCTTCCTCTGAGGTAGCGTCAACAATGTAGTGCCGACCCACCTGCAATAAGAAACAAAGGGCATTGATTCATATGTAAACAATAAGTACTGcagggtggggtggggtggggggagggAAAGCAAAAGCCAATTGTTGCTACTGGTGCTGAAGTGCTTGCAGGGCAGTGATAATTGTTGGTGGGGCTCAATGTGCTGGATAGTGTCATATTTCTCATGTGGCAATGCAGAGGCATTCAACTGGTACAGGAATTCGTATGACTATCCAAGTACAAAATGAGAGCAGATCACTGAACTGAGCTACCCGATAGTTCAAATAACAGTCAACAGTTCAAAAGCTGAATGCACATGCAACTTTCAAAGCCATCTTTCCTAAGCAGAAACTTTAATGCAAAGTTAGACCATTTCCAAATAACTTAATACAATCATCTTGCAACAATCAATAAAACATGTCTACTCAACACCAAAGAATAAGAGTGACAGAAAAAACACATTACCTTGGTTAATGTAATGATAACAGGCACACTGGATGTGTCGAATTGAAGAAATTCCTCATCACTTACATCAACCTCTGGTTCCTCGTCCGATGCAGCACTAAGAGAAACATTAACTTTTGGTAAACCTGTATCACTCAAAGCAACCTGCAGGTACATAAAACGTTAGCACCCAAGAAATGTACAAATTGTACCTGTCTTTATTGGGTCAAACTGTCAGCTAATGCACTGGCTATCAGGCAGTATAACAAGGAAATATGACAGCAATGTAAGAATACCAGAAACTGATATGCACAGAAACAACTCAAATTTGGTCAAAAGGTGCCAGAATCAAGTTGATTCGTCCAAGCTTTGCAAATTAACTCAAATTTATGGTTTTTTTTGTTCGAATTGTGCTTCACGTTTTACATTCAGAAAAGCACTTTATTTCAAATAGTGTCATCTGGGAATATGCTAAAGAATTTCATGTCACTTGACTGGACTCCAAAACATAGAAGTGGCTTCATTCCATAACAATTCTATCCGTAATACTTTAGTGCTAATAATTTAAACATTCTACACAAACACAAAAGATCGGGTATCGTTAAGCTAGCATAGATTTACAAATAAGAAGAATCTTCCCACTAAAAAAAGTATAACGAAAAAAGATGGAGGAAAGGAAGTTGAATATAAGGTTTCATAATACACCCATCAGCTCTCCTGGAAAATCTAACTTTCACCCTTAACTAAAACCAGACATTTAGTTCCTAACTTTTAGAGCCAGAAGGATCACGCATTCGAGAAGAGCCAGAAGAGATCATGCGTTCAAGAAGAGCCAGAAGAGATCAGGGAACCTATGTAAGAATCAAGAGGTAACAAAAATGGGAACTAGTGAACTATGACATGTTTTATTACACAATTGCCTAAGCCTAGCCTTGTCAGCAACAAATCTAGTTGGGAGACCATTTGTCATGGTTGAGGCAGAAAGTTGTACTTTTGGACAGCTGAGGGCGTAAGACGGTGGTGCAGGCAGAAATACAAGAAAATGAGATGGTGCATGCAGGATACAGGTTGATTCCATGTGAAGGAAACTATCAGCTTAAGCAGCAGCATGACATTCAGTATGCTCTCTGACTAGCGGTTCAAAGTTTGTCCTTCATATCATGCACATTCCTTATTTGCTGGTCAATAAGCCTGTCAGTAATCTTATTTAACTATCGGGTGGTCATGTTTTCCTACTCATATTCAAGAACTAAATCAACAGATGAGAATTTGCTATAGCTTGCTCCCCAACAGCAATTTAACATCGACTCATCTTGCCTTCATTTGCTATGACCTATGAGACACTCTGTTAAGTTTTCTCAGTTGTGGGGTGAAATTTTTCGAAGCTATGCATAAAATTTCTTATCATATTACAGTAACTGATGTGTAATATGGAAGGACCTTTATTTAATGGCACAAAGAGAATCTAAAGAAAATAATGTCATTAGTTCCGTTACTCCATGTCTGATGCAATGATAATTGCCTATGAGGAAACTGATAACACTTTTCCACCAGCACATTTTCTGGTCTCCGCTGAAACAATTGCGAAAAGATGACAATTAAAACTGCAAGCAATGAAGCAACAACCAAAACAAATCAGCATTCACCTTTATTGCAGTAGCTAGCGCATCCAGTAAATTACCATCAGAACTGACCACAAGTCCATCAATGTACAGATCCCAACAGACCTTTCCCTCCACAACAATTAGGGATGATAGATCAATTGCAGCACCTGAATTTGATGCATTGTTGTCAGTTTAATGGCAACAAAATATTGTTGTCATGAGTTTGAATTAAAAGAAAACTGTATATAACCAGACAGATAACAAAATGAGAATCAACTTCTCATTAAAGGAAATTCAATAGCAGGTCAGCAACTACAGCGGATTTAAATCACCATTATATTATATGAGTTAGGATACCAGAAACAATAGCATGCTTTTATTTTTGTCTACATCCTCCATAACACTTATTACAACATGAAGCACAACACCTGTAATTAAATAGGCATGACAATGGCAATTGATGGTGATGATGTATAATTCTGTTCTAGCCCGTGTATCTAGGTAAACTTTCTTTAAACCAGTACTATACATCCAAATTACTAAGTACAATTCAGAATTCACTGGCTAGCAAAAGCTTAACCCAATGAATGTAGATATAATTAACTGTTATTCCAATTGTAACGACAAGAATAATGATGTCATTCATGTTCAAATAGTAGTTATGACTGATGATATAGAGTAGAAACAATGATGATATTTGGAGCATCAAACTAAAAGAGATCAGCACAGTGAGACCATGTCAAAAGCTATGTCAAACACAGGGAGCGCAATAAAGTTATATATTACCTGCACCACTTTTACCACCTAGCAAGCATCTTTGCAGGGCAACAGAGAGCTCAGCAGACAATTCTTCGGAACCTCTACCCTAGAAAAATCCAAATATTGCAAATAAGATAAGCATACAAAAGTAAGGCTGTAGAGACTACAAACAGAATGAAGTCTGAAAAAGGAACAGAAGTTATATTGAGTGCAGGGTTTCGATAATGGAAATGGAATATGCATTCCTTTCtagtagtgtttttttttaccaggGAACTGCTAGACATGCACAATCAAATGACTGTTTTGTGTTTTGCAATTAATTGGTATCATCACATCCTGAAAAGGGACTTATCTACAAAAGCTTTATATATTATCATTGTCAGAAAGACAATTTGAGATATGCTACTTCAAACTAGTTCTAGTGGTTAATTTCCTAGTCAACAAGTTTGTAAGTTTTGTCGTATTCAAAGTCACAGCATCAGCATTCACTCATAAAACTTCAGCAGGAAAGCTATATGCATGTCTATTGAAAAAGGTCTAAAATTTCAAAATAGATTCCATAATCAAATTGCCATCTGAAATTTCAAAAAATGTGTCAGACTAATGGTTATTTTCATTTTGATCCAATGACAACAAAACACCAACCTCAAATGTAGGCTCAGCAGTAGGACTACAGTCAACAAAAATGGAAACCTTTCCTTTGTCAGGGTGAAGAATGCTTGGTTTCCCCAATTCAGCCTGCAGATTCCAATTCATCAAATAAGCAGACATTGCTGAAGCGGTTTAACACGCTACGGCTAACAAGTTTGTTTTCTTATTTCGGGGCAAGTTTACTGATTATACCAACAGATAGACACCAACATCACGTACTCAAGCTTAACATTTATCATCATTTGCAGCGGCTCAATAAAACTAGCAATGTGATATCAGGGTTCAAACTTCACACTGCAACAGCATAGGTATTTGATGCCAAATTAATCGATGATTGATAACCTCAATGCCTTGGGAAAATAAGAGTTGATTGGTAGGAATTTTAAAGCAAAGAACAGCATAAGGTTCCTTACAGAGGATTGAACTTATCATGCAAAAACATTTGCCtagcctctcttttttttggcaGGAAAGTGTGAGAACTCGTACCTTGACACTAGCGATGATTTCAGTGGCACCCAATCTAACACGCGCTGAACCATTCGCCTATAACAACCACCAATCCAAAGTAACATGAATCCACATAGCattccaaaagaaagaaaaacgaaGGGCATGTGAACACGGCTAAACAAGCAGAAGCCCCGAAACGTACCTGTGGGATGACTCCGGTCTCGACGGAGAGGGCCCGGAACTGCAGCCGCCTACGGCCGTCGGTGCGAATGTCCTGCGCGATGCCGCCGCGGATGAAGTGCTTCTCCCCTTCCGAGAGCCCAACCATCGTCCTGGACACTGCGGGACATAAACCAACACAGCCGGTCTCAGAGGCACTTCGTCGAACACCCTAACCGCTACtaccaaaacaaaacaaaatgtaGCAGAGAAGGAAGAGCTAATATGCTGCGAGTGAGTAGGCGAGCTGACCGCAGCGTAGATGATACCTCGCTACACGAGCTGTTAGGCTTCTGGCCGACGAGCTGTTCGGCTTCTGGGCTACCGAAATCGACCGACCGTGGGGACTGTTGGAGGCGGTGGCCTAATAGGCgagcggcgagcacggcggagGCAGAAAGCCGAGGAGACGCGGGCAGTGAGGATGGCGCGGAATGTGTGGGCGGACGGAGGCGGAGTCGAAGGGGGCGAAGAGaggagcggcgcggccggcgggactgggaggcggcggggcagTCAGGAACCTGGAAGAGGGGCCAAGGGAGTTGTTTGTTCAGTCAGGTTGGAGGCTTGGGCCGATACGACATCAGGCTTGGCGGGCCGTAGTGCCATGCCTGACGGAGCAATTTGGCCCATGAAGTAGCTACTCATCTTCGATTTTGTAAGTAGGCTTGTTTTTGCTGTAACCTTCTTTTCACTGATCAAAGTTGTACATTCGAGACTGCAGAAAGTTAACAACCTCAAAGCATTTTTATCCAAAGGCTGTATCTCGTGTTAAGTAAGCCTTCAccctaactcccaactttggcactatacaaaaagaagattcaccatcacatcaaacttacggtacatgcatggagtactaaatgtagatgaaattaaaaactaattgcacagttttgttgtactttgcgagacgaatcttttgagcctaattagtcaatgtttggacaataattcataaatacaaacgaaacgctacagtgtgctacagtattGTAACAATAATTtgacacctccaaactttggcaactaaacaaggtctaaacaaggcctaaggtACTCCAGTGTAGCCCGGTATCTGATGCCCCTAGCTAGGTACCCCGGCCCTTTTTAGGCAGATGCTACTGCCTACTCCAGGTCTCCAGCACTTGCGTTGCAAAGCTTTGCATTCCTCAGGCTTGGTGCTGCACAACCTATGACAAGATAAAAAGAGCAGAAGAGGATATGCCACCCTCACCCGGGGGATCTGTGATGATTAGATTACACAGGCAACCCAAACCTGTTCCATGTTAGTTGCTTCACAGAAGGAATATGATACGATATGATCAGCATCGCTGTCATGGTCATGCTGCGCCACACGGAGGGGTACTTGGGAGCGCGCCGCACGCGGCCGTGCTGCGAGACTGCGATGCATAATCCACTGTCCATCTGGGCCTGTCAGGCAATTATTGCCCAATCAGGGCTCAGCCAGAGAGAGAggataaaaaaagagagagagggagagaatctTCTTCTGCCGGTACTTGGAATATCTCCTGCCTCCGTGCCACATCCATTGTTCCCTCGCGCGTCGACGTCCCCGGCCTTTTGAATTTTGATTAGCCGGCGTAATAATTTTGATATACATTTTGACACCATCAGCAGTTCGTTGCTTATCAGAATTACTctcattttttaattaaaaaaggaGTAGTTTAGTGCTGATGGATGCCGTTCATGGACGATGTTTTTATTTGATGTGGCTCTCTTTCTAACTAAACAAGTTTAGACGTCCTTGTCCCAAATGTTCCAACTTGCAAATGGATAGGTTCCATCCTACCTtgcattccttttcttttcttgaactGTACCCATCCTTATGCATCAGCATCGCATAGGCATGCCTCTGGCCCACTCAAACCTTCATCGATGACATAAAAAAAACAACTGTAACAAACTTGCATACTACTATTGTAAGTTTGGCAAGAACAATCCATGCTCGTCCATGTGCTTTGCCATTAAACTCACGCACAAGTGCATCGTAAACAAATACATCGTGCTAATTGCGTTGACATTGATGTTAGAAAAAAACAACCGTCACTGGCGGTGCTCGATGGATTTTAATATAGCGCGCACTCTATTCATTTCATAAAAATGAGCCACACGATACCACTGTTCATGCATGCCGCCCATCGCCCGCCATTGCCTATTAGCATAGTCCAATCGGAGAAAACAAGTaaggggcctgttcgcttcagcttataagccggctgaaaagctgaaacggctgatttgttgtgagagaaaaacactgtttggtcactgataagccgactgctgaagcgaacaggtcgagattaattttcaaaaaaataaaacaaataagATGGCGTGCATTAACTTGTAAACCCAAAAAAAGGAGATAGAGACTCGCAGTCCCAAATTGCTAACATAGACACAGCCTCTCCGTGACAAGTACAGCCAGCCTCTTCAATGAAGGATTGGTCAATTCTATCATTCTCACCAAATTTACTAAGCATTCTTGAGCAGAAGAAGCATTTCTATGCTTAGTCAAATGTTGCCCAGCTTAAACACCAATTCATCACGACCCAAACCAACAAGTTGAGATCACAAGAATATGCAGACCGATCCATCCAATAGGAAGCTACAAAGCCACAGGCCTTGCCCAAGGACAAGTACGCAGAGCCGCCAGCTAGGAATTCATAAAGGAGGAGCCGTTCAACCCAagagcctcctcctccatggccgccaccacctaccccctcctgctgctgctgctcctcgcgGCCACGGCCGTCGcggccaaggcggcggcggccgccgctgccggcaccggcggcaacgggacgacgccgacggcgtACGAGATGCTGGAGCGGTACAACTTCCCGCGGGGCATCCTGCCGGCGGGCGTGCAGGGGTACGCGCTCCACCCGGACGGCACCTTCGAGGTGTACTTCCCGCGGCCGTGCGAGTTCCTGCTGGCGAGGCGGTGGCTGGTCCGCTACGAGGCGCGTGTCTCCGGCTCGGTGGCCGCCGGCTCGCTTACGGCGCTGCAGGGGATCAGCGTCAAGGTGGTGTTCCTCtggctcggcgtcggcgaggtcGACCGCGCCGGCGATAACCTCAGCTTCTACATCGGACCCGTCGCCACCTCGTTCCCGCTCCGCGACTTCGCCGAGAGCCCGCGCTGCCGCGGCTAcgacgtcgccggcgcggcCTCCTCGTGATGCGTGACGCGCCGGCGATTATTCTTAGCGATTGGTATTTGTATCTGCCTTGATGATTCAGCTGGCTATATAGCTCTCGATTGAGTACGAGCCCGGCTATtagctcttcctccctctctgtttttcttcttctggttaTTATTGTATACGGGGAACTGGAGTAAGTTATTTGGTAATCTCCTTGTTCTTGATGCAGCTTCACCATGCGTCTTCTGATCAATTCTCTGTGCGCGTCTTCATTCTCTTGTGAACTTGTGATCtgagtaagggggtgtttgaatacctcgtgctaaagtttagcacctgtcacatcggatgtttggatgctaattaagagtattaaatataggttaattacaaaactaatttcacagatggagtctaattcgcgagacgaatctattaaacctaattagtccatgatttgacaatgtggtgctacagtaaccatttgctaatgatatattaattaggcttaatagattcgcctcgtgaattagcatagggttctgcaattagttttataattagctcacgtttagtcctcctaattagcatccaaacatctgttgtgacactgctaaagtttagcacccagtatccaaacaccccctaatttgcaCTCTGCGGAGCTGGGTGCCTGTGTTTAGCATTATATTGCTGTGTGCCAGTTTCTGGATCCCGACTGTTACCACACCAGAAGACGTCGTCCCCACCTATCTACTGCAGCTGCCATGCAGCGACCCATCACCCACGCCGGAGCATGGCCGCAGCCTATAGGCTGCATCAAAGCACAAAGATGGAGCACAATGGCGACGGTCAAGCGGGAGGTCGCCTACGTACGTCAACCGGCGGCGGCCTCTCACCGGAGCCACTCTTAGCTGAACAGTCTCCTAAACACAGCCGGACAAAACCACGGTCAACGCTCAATAACGGCCATGAAATCGAGAGGCTAAATGGTGAATTCGTCCTAACTGTTGTGAAAGTAGAATGCGTGCTGAACATATACTTTTCTGATATTGGTTTACTTGTCAAGTTGTCATGGATAAGCTCTGGTTAAACAAAAAGAACAAAGGTAATGGTCAGTCAGACTCATGGGTTCCTAGAGgacagcagtttttttttttttgatatcatAGAGGACAGCAGTTGATATCATATCATAGGCTCAAAGAGCATATATGGTCTGTTTAGAGAATACGTACATATGTAGTTTTGATACACCTCGTTTTAGCGATTAGATAGGATATAGGATCCAGCACCAATACACGCGTTAGGTAGCTTTCTCATCACATGATCACGTCCCTGCAGTAGTTGTGGCAACTACACCTGCTGCAAAGTACTGTATCTCCGTTCAGTTCAACTGCATGGGTCGGCATCTAAAATCAGATCATTTGTCATCTCACCAGTACTACCAAACGAACTTATCCAATATGGGACCAAATATGAATCCATCCACTTCTTATTTCACTGATATTGCAACTTCGAAAATAAGAGTGAAAGTACGACACCTAGTTCCATTTTTGAAACATAATGCATAGAATTTCTTGATACTGTCTATAGACCCGCCTGCCTTGTTGCTTTTCCAAAGCTGCTATTCCAGCTGCTTCTGGAGAAAATACTACAACCGTATGTAGCATCCCAGTACACAGCTTCAAACTGACACAAGTTACACTTACCCAACAACACAACCAAGTTTGATGTGGAAGGCTGACATGCCTCATGTAATATACACACAACGGAAAATCAATTCTGGGTAACGTATCCAACTATCTTGCACCACTCATAGACTACAAGAGAACAGATTGCAACATTGTTTCAGTTACGATGCAAATACAGAAGATTTGAAgaaagcatgcatgcattattCATCGCCGTACAAATGAGCCTACAAAGTACAAACTGATCTAAATTTGCACCAACAATTAATACCACATGTTATCTGACTAGCTGGCTGACTCTGCTCTTGGCATTCTCTTTCACCACTCTTTCAAGGGTATGCACGGTAATTAGTAAGGGTGCCACGGATTCCACGAGAAATGATGTGCATATCGTAACAAGTGATCTTGAACACCCAGAGTGGCCATAGAACTATCCAGAACAAGAAAAGTACATTCGATGTCGATACAACCGGTCTATCTGACAATTGGAATTTCAAACAATCAGCACAATTCTATCACATCATGCTATCACAGTCCATAAAGTTCCAAAAAGGTTTCATGGAAAATTTCAGTACAGAACATGATTGCATCCAACAACCTTGAGGCATTGAATGAACCATGGCAATGAAGATGTAC from Setaria italica strain Yugu1 chromosome VII, Setaria_italica_v2.0, whole genome shotgun sequence includes the following:
- the LOC101781552 gene encoding 5-epiaristolochene 1,3-dihydroxylase, which gives rise to MDTPSLYYFGCLLLALLYSLTKCSRSRDRGLRLPPSPWQLPVIGSLHHVLGALPHRSLRRLSRRYGHLMLLNFGEVPVVVVSSAEAAREVMRTHDAAFATRPQTATIRTLTKQGQAIALTPYGDHWRRLRKICALELLSAARVRSLRPVREEEAARLVVAVAVSSASGNNKLVNVSEMVAAYVADTAVHAIMGRRLNDRDAFLRYIDEAIQLASGVSLADMFPSSWIAGALSWRTRKAEVYQQRLFEFLDAIITEHTEKKSHDEGKWQEDLIDVLLRIQSQGSSHFLTMGTIKAVIFDLLSAGTETAATTLQWAMAELMRNPDVMSRAQAEVRGAFMPHMKVIEEGLSQLTYLHWVIKETLRLHTPGPLLLPRECQETCKVLGYDVPKGAMVLVNAWAISRDPQCWEEPEKFMPERFESDTRDLKGNDFEFTPFGAGRRICPGMSFGLANVELALANLLFYFDWSLPDGIRPNEVDITEAMGITARRKTDLWLRATMCLNLPH
- the LOC101781960 gene encoding exosome complex component RRP42, translating into MVGLSEGEKHFIRGGIAQDIRTDGRRRLQFRALSVETGVIPQANGSARVRLGATEIIASVKAELGKPSILHPDKGKVSIFVDCSPTAEPTFEGRGSEELSAELSVALQRCLLGGKSGAGAAIDLSSLIVVEGKVCWDLYIDGLVVSSDGNLLDALATAIKVALSDTGLPKVNVSLSAASDEEPEVDVSDEEFLQFDTSSVPVIITLTKVGRHYIVDATSEEESQMSSAVSVSVNRNGQICGLTKRGGAGLDPSVIFDMISVARHASQQFIALVDSQIAAAEADE
- the LOC101782632 gene encoding uncharacterized protein LOC101782632, encoding MAATTYPLLLLLLLAATAVAAKAAAAAAAGTGGNGTTPTAYEMLERYNFPRGILPAGVQGYALHPDGTFEVYFPRPCEFLLARRWLVRYEARVSGSVAAGSLTALQGISVKVVFLWLGVGEVDRAGDNLSFYIGPVATSFPLRDFAESPRCRGYDVAGAASS